A stretch of Flavobacterium sp. N1994 DNA encodes these proteins:
- a CDS encoding fibronectin type III domain-containing protein, translated as MKKFTLQLLFLFISISGYSQLALEGFENTTGPVAGPLPTTWALGTGTWSVFEKNTPTNVGSGQSWGLNPTGSTTVLPYQGTNCAYVNREQINQGSTSEDYLSTPSVLIPTNGELHFFTRMFTSGDQGTIYQIKVAPATATPSDPAAYTTLVQQWTEADLIIPVTNFNVYTEKIVDLSAFAGQNVYVTFVKIITQPTTITAGDRWLVDNVSINSKCLVPSPTATTGITQNGASLNWANPSGATSWEIEIVQGTGAPTGTGTIYNGTLPYIVTGLLPNTTYKYYVRALCSTGYTSEWSAASTPFTTGTAPPVCGGNFVDAGGAANPYAANSNVTTTICPTNPGDVVTVTFTAFNTEATWDALYVYNGNAVVPANLIPSSNGAGNVPGGLAGGYWGTTIPCPFTSSDANGCLTFVFRSDGSGQRDGWIANITCAPPPPCRTPTAIASSALTFNSVTLNWTQPANPDTSVASAWQVLALPCGSPAPTAAATGFIDVTTPPPYNLTGLTPATCYDIYVRANCGSATSAWPCTPKTITTLAAPPICGGNFVDAGGTTNAYAANSNVTTTICPTNPGDVVTVTFTSFDTEATWDALYVYNGNAVVPANLIPSNNGAGNVPGGLAGGYWGTTIPCPFTSSAPNGCLTFVFRSDGSGQNAGWVSNITCGPPPPCRLPTAITTNTVTHNSVVLNWTQPVNPDTSVASAWQVLALPCGSAAPTAAATGYIDVTTPPPYTLTGLNPTTCYDIYVRANCGSATSAWPCTPKTITTLIAPPVCGGTFVDAGGTTNPYAANSNITTTICPTNTGDVVTVTFTLFDTEATWDGLYVYDGNTVNPATLLPSTNGAGNVPGGLAGSYWGTLTGGALPGPFTATNPSGCLTFVFRSDGFGQNGGWNSTVNCAPPPTCLKPNTLTTSNITATSALLGWSDTNIVPASQWEVLVLPFGSPAPLPTATGIIVSSNPALITGLNPATKYTFYVRAVCSSTDHSAWSAGKDFLTLIINDECAGAIFAPVNSSSVCQQITSGTVAGATASAGAVAPCLGTADDDSWFQFVATNPFLTVSLLNVQGSTTNLNFAVYSGSCGALTRIFCSTANNLTGVVNALTIGQTYYIRVYSNANTPQTSTFDLCISTPASCISSQSACQNLSYQNTTGITSQGTIGCLSSSPNPTYYTINIQQSGPINLLLTQSTTQGGTPNLDVDYAAWGPFTDTATACAAIGNPPTLAPGIGVPISLTTGCSFSAASIENLNIVNAIAGQVYVILITNYSDDPGYVSLTQTNSTDPGAGVYFCCPNAYFTYSPVSYCKQAGTSNPIAVITAGSQAGVFSSTLNPGLVFVNTATGEVDLAASAPGNYLITNTVAASGSCLAKSQSYSISIVEPTAATISYSAPSYCQSITTLQTVTQTGTPGGTYSATPSIGLSINPTTGDINPSLSSPGIYTVKYGIPGSVCTTGDPTTQVEILALPTIVQPLPVAACYSYTLPALAVGNYFSQTGGVGSIDPTVPLTSSQTVFIYAEGANGCINEKSFQVTINSVPTPTFSTPTLSACTTPTGSVTVLSPIGTTGSTPGDLFISQVTDATTGSLTYVEIYNGTGAPVNLSNYKLRTFNNGSSTVTTVCDNTLSGIVNNNSTFVVAVGGNTNAPGVVPNQTFAGCTGVNQDDCIKLTTLSNTVIDVWGRTDGVAFTPLNQSGYSYSRLASSTHPSTTFNPADWTVVDWTATTEDYSGVGIYSLATSNYQYSIDNGVTFQAGLTFNNLAAGNHILIVKDLVTGCLSAPVNVLIDAINATPSVTTFTYTTPICQNATANPLPDTSATGFTIGGLFSSNPIAGIDINPTTGEINLANTTAGTYDITYTFAFNPTTCQSYSTTTFTVVITNVITPVLGFSYTSPICQNAQATLSPTLDAGFTTGGTFGSTTGLTIDTTTGVIDLSTSTAGAYTVTYTVPGTSCLLATSATSNIVINPVITPITTFSYTTPVCQNATTNPIPDTSATGFTIGGTFSSNPATGIDINPTTGEINLVNTVAGTYVITYNVPLDATICQLASTSSFTIVINPIVNPILGFTYTTPICANAQATLSPTLVAGFTTGGTFASSTGLSIDGTTGVINLATSTPGPYTITYTSNPNAPTCLIGGTNTFNIVINPVITPVTGFSYSTPFCSNDSVNLQSPSLTTGFTTGGTYNSTTGLSIDSTTGVIDLANSTPGTYTITYAVPANTSTCQVASSNTAQVMIIPPVTIDLVGGCQSINYVLTANPTNSSFDPLTATYAWHDSNGALVGNTQSITVLTVGIYTVTVTVDGCSTQSPPFNVETVFCVIQKGISVNNDGLNDTFDLTGFGVKKLTIFNRLGMKVYTRDNYLNEWGGKSDNGDELPDGTYYYVIDRNNGETKTGWIYINRAQ; from the coding sequence ATGAAAAAATTTACTTTACAATTATTGTTTTTATTCATTTCTATTAGCGGTTATTCCCAATTGGCTTTAGAAGGTTTTGAAAACACAACAGGTCCAGTCGCTGGACCACTCCCAACAACGTGGGCATTAGGAACAGGCACATGGTCTGTTTTTGAAAAAAATACGCCAACCAATGTCGGCTCTGGACAAAGCTGGGGTCTTAATCCCACAGGTTCTACAACAGTACTCCCTTATCAGGGAACTAATTGTGCTTATGTAAATAGAGAACAAATAAATCAAGGAAGTACTTCTGAAGATTATTTGTCAACTCCATCCGTTCTCATTCCTACCAATGGAGAGTTGCACTTTTTTACTAGAATGTTTACTAGTGGAGATCAGGGAACTATTTATCAAATAAAAGTGGCTCCAGCAACAGCAACTCCTTCAGATCCTGCTGCCTATACAACTTTAGTCCAGCAATGGACAGAAGCAGATTTAATTATACCTGTAACTAACTTTAATGTTTACACAGAAAAAATAGTTGATTTATCAGCTTTCGCTGGTCAAAATGTATATGTGACTTTTGTAAAAATAATTACTCAACCAACTACCATTACTGCCGGTGATCGTTGGTTAGTTGATAATGTTAGTATCAATTCAAAATGTTTAGTTCCTTCCCCTACAGCTACTACTGGGATTACACAAAATGGGGCGTCATTAAACTGGGCTAACCCAAGTGGTGCTACTTCATGGGAAATAGAAATTGTTCAAGGTACTGGTGCTCCAACTGGAACGGGTACAATTTACAATGGAACATTACCTTATATTGTTACTGGTTTACTTCCGAACACTACCTATAAATATTATGTTAGAGCATTATGTTCTACAGGTTACACTAGTGAATGGTCTGCAGCATCAACGCCTTTTACCACAGGTACTGCGCCTCCAGTTTGTGGAGGTAATTTTGTAGATGCTGGTGGAGCAGCAAATCCTTATGCTGCCAATTCAAATGTTACTACAACCATATGCCCAACTAATCCTGGTGATGTAGTAACGGTAACTTTTACAGCATTTAATACTGAAGCTACATGGGATGCTTTATACGTTTACAATGGTAATGCTGTTGTGCCTGCAAATTTAATTCCTAGTAGCAATGGTGCTGGAAATGTGCCAGGTGGTTTAGCTGGTGGCTATTGGGGAACAACAATTCCTTGTCCATTTACTTCTTCAGATGCTAACGGATGTTTAACTTTTGTTTTTAGAAGTGATGGTTCTGGACAACGTGATGGTTGGATTGCCAATATTACTTGTGCGCCACCTCCACCTTGTAGAACACCAACTGCAATAGCTTCAAGTGCACTTACTTTCAATTCGGTTACATTAAACTGGACACAACCAGCCAATCCGGATACTTCGGTAGCTTCTGCATGGCAAGTACTAGCATTGCCTTGTGGTTCACCTGCTCCAACAGCAGCAGCAACTGGTTTTATAGATGTTACTACACCTCCACCATACAACCTTACAGGGTTAACTCCTGCAACGTGTTATGATATATATGTTAGAGCTAATTGTGGTTCGGCAACTAGCGCTTGGCCTTGTACTCCTAAAACTATAACAACGTTAGCTGCGCCACCTATATGTGGTGGTAACTTTGTAGATGCTGGTGGAACAACTAATGCTTATGCTGCCAATTCAAATGTTACTACGACAATATGTCCAACTAATCCAGGAGATGTTGTAACTGTAACTTTTACATCATTTGATACTGAAGCAACTTGGGATGCCCTATACGTTTATAATGGAAATGCTGTGGTTCCAGCTAATTTAATTCCAAGTAATAATGGTGCTGGAAATGTACCAGGGGGCTTAGCTGGAGGATATTGGGGAACAACGATTCCTTGTCCATTTACTTCTTCGGCTCCTAATGGTTGTTTAACTTTTGTGTTTAGAAGTGATGGTTCTGGTCAAAATGCTGGATGGGTATCCAATATAACCTGTGGACCACCTCCTCCTTGTAGACTACCAACTGCAATAACCACAAATACAGTTACTCACAATTCAGTTGTGCTAAACTGGACACAACCAGTAAATCCTGATACTTCTGTAGCTTCTGCTTGGCAAGTGTTAGCATTACCTTGTGGTTCAGCTGCACCAACAGCAGCAGCAACTGGGTATATTGATGTTACTACACCTCCACCATACACTCTTACTGGATTAAATCCAACAACTTGTTATGATATTTATGTAAGAGCTAATTGTGGCTCAGCAACTAGCGCTTGGCCTTGTACTCCTAAAACTATAACAACTTTAATTGCTCCACCTGTTTGCGGAGGTACATTTGTTGATGCTGGTGGAACAACAAATCCTTATGCTGCCAATTCTAATATTACAACAACTATATGTCCTACTAACACAGGAGATGTCGTTACTGTAACATTTACATTATTTGATACTGAAGCAACATGGGATGGTCTTTATGTTTATGATGGAAATACTGTGAATCCTGCAACTTTACTCCCAAGTACTAATGGGGCTGGAAATGTTCCAGGAGGTTTAGCTGGTTCATACTGGGGTACTTTAACAGGAGGTGCTTTACCGGGTCCATTTACTGCAACAAACCCTAGTGGTTGTTTAACTTTTGTTTTTAGAAGTGATGGTTTTGGACAAAATGGAGGTTGGAATTCTACAGTAAATTGTGCACCGCCGCCAACTTGTTTAAAACCTAATACTTTAACTACTTCAAATATCACTGCTACGTCTGCCTTATTAGGTTGGTCTGATACTAATATTGTACCTGCTTCTCAATGGGAAGTTCTCGTTTTACCATTTGGTTCACCTGCACCTTTGCCAACAGCAACAGGAATAATAGTTTCTTCAAATCCAGCTTTAATAACGGGTTTAAATCCAGCGACAAAATATACATTTTATGTTAGAGCCGTATGTAGTTCTACTGACCATAGTGCTTGGTCTGCTGGTAAAGATTTCTTGACGTTAATCATTAATGATGAGTGTGCTGGAGCTATTTTTGCTCCTGTAAATTCTTCTTCTGTTTGTCAACAAATTACATCTGGTACAGTTGCTGGGGCTACTGCATCTGCTGGAGCAGTTGCACCATGTCTTGGAACTGCTGATGATGACTCTTGGTTCCAATTTGTAGCTACTAATCCTTTCTTAACTGTTTCTTTACTGAATGTTCAAGGATCAACAACCAATTTGAACTTTGCAGTATATTCAGGTAGTTGTGGTGCATTAACACGAATATTTTGTAGCACTGCCAATAACCTTACAGGTGTTGTAAATGCATTGACTATAGGCCAAACTTATTATATAAGAGTATATTCTAATGCAAATACTCCTCAAACCTCTACATTTGACTTGTGTATTTCTACTCCTGCAAGCTGCATATCCTCTCAGTCTGCATGTCAGAACTTAAGTTATCAAAATACAACAGGTATTACTAGTCAAGGAACTATAGGTTGTTTATCCTCTTCACCGAACCCAACTTATTATACTATAAACATTCAACAGAGTGGACCAATTAATTTATTATTAACACAGTCAACTACACAAGGTGGAACTCCTAATCTTGATGTTGATTATGCTGCATGGGGGCCTTTTACTGACACCGCAACTGCTTGTGCGGCTATTGGTAATCCTCCTACTTTAGCACCGGGTATAGGTGTCCCTATAAGTCTAACAACTGGTTGTAGTTTTTCGGCTGCGTCAATTGAAAACTTAAACATTGTGAATGCCATTGCTGGACAAGTTTATGTAATTTTAATTACTAATTATTCTGATGATCCAGGTTATGTTAGTTTAACTCAAACAAATTCTACTGATCCTGGCGCAGGGGTTTATTTCTGTTGTCCAAATGCGTATTTTACTTATTCTCCTGTTTCCTATTGTAAACAAGCAGGAACTTCTAATCCAATAGCAGTAATTACTGCTGGTTCTCAAGCTGGTGTTTTCTCATCAACTTTGAATCCTGGCTTAGTATTTGTTAATACGGCTACTGGGGAAGTTGATTTAGCTGCAAGTGCACCAGGAAACTACTTGATTACAAATACTGTTGCTGCATCAGGTTCTTGTTTAGCAAAATCACAATCTTATTCTATTAGCATTGTAGAACCTACAGCAGCTACAATTAGCTATTCAGCTCCATCATATTGTCAAAGTATTACAACACTTCAAACTGTTACTCAAACTGGAACGCCAGGAGGAACTTATTCTGCAACACCAAGTATTGGTTTAAGTATTAATCCAACAACTGGTGACATTAATCCAAGTTTGAGTTCTCCTGGTATATATACTGTAAAATATGGTATTCCAGGTTCTGTTTGTACTACAGGAGATCCAACAACTCAGGTTGAAATTTTAGCACTGCCTACTATTGTTCAACCTTTGCCAGTAGCGGCATGTTATTCTTACACGCTTCCTGCATTGGCTGTTGGTAATTATTTTTCACAAACTGGTGGAGTAGGTTCAATAGATCCTACGGTGCCTTTAACAAGTTCACAAACAGTATTCATTTATGCTGAAGGAGCTAATGGTTGTATTAATGAAAAATCATTCCAAGTGACCATAAATAGTGTACCAACACCTACATTTTCAACGCCTACACTATCCGCGTGTACGACTCCAACTGGTTCAGTTACTGTTTTAAGCCCGATTGGAACCACTGGGTCAACTCCTGGGGATTTATTTATATCTCAAGTTACTGATGCCACTACTGGTTCATTAACCTATGTTGAAATTTACAATGGAACAGGAGCACCAGTTAATTTGAGTAATTACAAATTAAGAACATTTAATAATGGCTCGTCTACGGTTACTACTGTTTGTGATAATACACTATCTGGTATAGTAAATAACAACAGTACTTTTGTTGTTGCTGTTGGTGGAAACACCAATGCACCTGGTGTTGTCCCTAATCAAACTTTCGCAGGTTGTACAGGAGTAAATCAGGATGATTGTATTAAACTAACAACTTTATCCAATACTGTTATTGATGTTTGGGGAAGAACAGATGGTGTAGCATTTACACCATTGAATCAATCAGGATATAGTTATAGTAGATTAGCTTCGTCAACCCATCCTAGTACTACATTTAATCCAGCAGATTGGACGGTTGTCGATTGGACAGCAACTACTGAAGATTATAGCGGTGTAGGAATTTATTCCTTAGCCACTTCAAATTATCAATATAGTATTGATAATGGAGTAACTTTTCAAGCTGGTTTAACTTTTAATAATTTAGCTGCTGGAAATCACATTTTAATTGTTAAGGATTTAGTGACTGGCTGTTTATCAGCTCCTGTTAATGTACTTATTGATGCTATTAACGCTACGCCATCAGTAACTACGTTTACATATACAACACCTATTTGCCAAAACGCAACTGCTAATCCTTTGCCAGATACTTCTGCTACAGGATTTACTATTGGTGGACTATTTTCTTCTAACCCAATAGCTGGAATCGATATTAATCCTACAACAGGTGAAATCAATTTAGCTAATACAACGGCTGGAACATATGATATTACCTATACTTTTGCATTTAATCCTACAACATGCCAATCGTATAGTACTACTACATTTACAGTAGTTATTACTAATGTTATAACACCTGTGTTAGGATTTAGTTATACTTCTCCTATTTGTCAAAATGCTCAGGCCACTTTATCTCCAACATTAGATGCTGGATTTACAACTGGAGGAACTTTTGGTTCAACAACTGGTTTGACAATAGATACAACGACTGGTGTGATAGACTTATCCACAAGCACAGCGGGCGCATATACCGTTACATACACAGTTCCTGGAACAAGTTGTCTTCTTGCTACTAGTGCTACTTCTAATATAGTTATCAACCCTGTGATAACTCCAATTACGACATTTAGCTATACAACTCCTGTTTGTCAAAATGCAACAACTAATCCTATTCCAGATACTTCTGCTACAGGATTTACTATTGGTGGAACATTCTCTTCTAATCCTGCAACAGGCATTGATATAAATCCTACTACAGGTGAGATTAATTTAGTCAATACAGTTGCTGGAACTTATGTGATAACGTATAATGTCCCATTGGATGCTACAATTTGTCAATTAGCTAGTACTTCAAGTTTCACAATTGTTATAAATCCTATTGTGAATCCAATACTTGGGTTTACCTATACAACTCCTATTTGTGCAAATGCACAAGCTACATTATCTCCAACATTAGTTGCTGGATTTACGACAGGAGGAACATTTGCTTCATCAACAGGATTATCAATAGACGGTACTACTGGTGTGATTAATTTAGCTACTAGTACTCCTGGTCCATACACAATAACGTATACATCAAATCCAAATGCTCCGACCTGTTTGATTGGTGGTACAAATACATTTAATATTGTAATCAATCCTGTAATTACTCCAGTAACTGGTTTTAGTTATAGCACACCTTTCTGTTCTAATGATAGTGTTAATTTACAATCACCTTCTTTAACAACAGGATTTACAACTGGCGGTACATATAATTCAACTACAGGGTTATCAATTGATAGTACTACAGGTGTAATAGATCTTGCAAATAGTACACCAGGTACATATACTATAACTTACGCTGTTCCTGCTAATACATCAACTTGTCAAGTGGCTTCAAGTAATACTGCACAAGTAATGATAATACCTCCTGTAACGATTGACCTTGTTGGTGGTTGTCAGAGTATAAATTATGTTTTAACCGCTAATCCTACAAATAGTTCCTTTGACCCTCTAACAGCTACTTATGCTTGGCACGATTCCAATGGTGCACTCGTTGGCAATACACAAAGTATAACTGTTTTAACCGTTGGTATCTATACCGTAACCGTTACTGTTGACGGTTGTTCAACCCAATCACCACCTTTTAATGTAGAAACCGTATTTTGTGTTATACAAAAAGGTATTTCCGTGAACAATGATGGATTAAATGACACTTTTGATTTAACTGGTTTTGGTGTTAAAAAACTTACTATCTTTAACCGATTAGGTATGAAAGTTTACACTCGTGATAACTACTTAAACGAATGGGGTGGTAAATCTGACAATGGTGATGAACTTCCAGATGGTACGTATTATTATGTAATAGACAGAAATAATGGCGAGACCAAAACGGGATGGATTTATATCAATAGAGCTCAATAA
- a CDS encoding type IX secretion system membrane protein PorP/SprF: MKKLYFIAILALAITELKAQQDPHYTQYMYNMSVINPAYAGSKESLSGGLLYRAQWVGIEGAPTTGTFFLHSPVGRNVGLGLSVISDKIGPVEENNIYGDFSYTLNLGGEHRLAFGLKAGATMHKIDFATIYPTLPNPSTSDPFYASNPNSTFLNIGSGLFYYTNKYYIAFSVPNMLRSKYLDFNGRQYGTDVIHYFLTGGYVFDLNPNLKFKPFAMIKSSVNAPTSFDVSTNFMFYDKLELGATYRLEDSFGAMVNFAITPSLRIGYAYDHIISDLKVVAPASHEFMLLFDLNFPKKVSRSPRYF, translated from the coding sequence ATGAAGAAACTATATTTCATTGCGATATTGGCTTTAGCGATTACCGAGTTAAAAGCACAGCAAGACCCGCATTACACGCAATACATGTATAACATGAGTGTGATAAATCCGGCATATGCTGGTTCAAAAGAAAGTTTATCTGGAGGTTTACTTTACAGAGCCCAATGGGTTGGAATAGAAGGAGCGCCAACAACAGGTACCTTCTTTCTCCATAGTCCTGTGGGTAGAAATGTTGGTTTGGGACTTTCTGTAATTTCAGATAAGATTGGTCCTGTTGAAGAAAACAACATTTATGGTGATTTCTCATACACCCTAAATTTAGGAGGAGAACATAGATTAGCCTTTGGTTTAAAAGCGGGAGCTACTATGCATAAAATTGATTTTGCAACGATTTACCCAACGTTGCCTAATCCTTCTACGAGTGATCCGTTTTATGCATCAAATCCGAATAGTACGTTTTTAAATATTGGTTCAGGACTTTTCTACTATACCAATAAATATTATATCGCTTTTTCTGTTCCAAACATGTTAAGATCTAAATATTTAGATTTCAATGGAAGACAATACGGGACGGATGTCATACATTATTTCTTAACTGGAGGGTATGTGTTTGATTTAAATCCGAATTTAAAATTCAAACCTTTTGCCATGATAAAATCGTCAGTTAACGCACCAACATCTTTTGATGTTTCTACAAACTTTATGTTTTATGATAAGTTAGAGTTAGGAGCAACTTATAGATTGGAAGACTCTTTTGGGGCTATGGTGAATTTTGCCATTACACCAAGTTTAAGAATCGGATATGCTTATGATCACATCATCTCTGATTTAAAAGTAGTAGCACCAGCTTCTCATGAGTTCATGCTATTATTTGATTTGAACTTCCCGAAAAAAGTATCACGTTCACCAAGATATTTCTAA
- a CDS encoding OmpA family protein, producing the protein MKNLYIALSFVVISLTVSAQNKNTKSADKLFNRFEYVDAAKEYLKLVDNGKADPYVYKQLADTYYNMFNSTEAVKWYAKATETNQEAETYYRYAQMLKANGKYEDANKQMQKFAAAAPSDSRAKAFKENPNYVPRLLDKTKLYNVNPSDISSDKSDFGAVLYDNSLYFASARNGARKTYGWTDEPFLDIYKADYNADGTITNASPLTDLNSKWHDGPITISADGNTAYFASESFKEKISEKDKKANAKFSQVYLFKAVKTGDKWGDITALPFNDKTFSNSNPSLSRDGKTLYFSSNRPSSVGGTDIWKVAINADGTYGEPQNLGVKVNTEGNETFPFIADDNKTLYFASSGKQGFGGLDVYQIDLSNGSEASNLGKPVNTEKDDFAFTFNESKKAGFLSSNRNGNDDIFAVSPICGVDVQIVVTDAKTGAILANASVSILDDKKNVIATEMANAKGEVKYRVECDRAYVVQASKDGYEGSTFAVTKSKGPSATVAAALQPIDVIVTETEIILKPIYFEFDKSNITQEGAFELDKLVQVMKNNDKMVIMAKSHTDNRGSDKYNLSLSDRRAKSTVQYIVSKGIAADRISGKGMGELEPKVDCGKDCTEAQHAQNRRSEFLIVK; encoded by the coding sequence ATGAAAAATCTATATATAGCATTAAGTTTTGTGGTCATCAGTCTTACTGTTTCGGCGCAAAATAAAAACACTAAATCAGCTGATAAATTATTCAATAGATTTGAATATGTTGATGCAGCCAAAGAATATCTAAAATTGGTTGATAACGGCAAAGCAGACCCTTACGTTTACAAACAATTAGCCGATACCTATTACAACATGTTTAATTCTACGGAAGCTGTTAAATGGTATGCCAAAGCTACAGAGACTAATCAAGAGGCCGAAACATATTACCGCTATGCTCAAATGCTAAAAGCTAATGGGAAATATGAGGATGCTAACAAACAAATGCAAAAGTTTGCGGCTGCAGCTCCAAGTGATTCTCGAGCTAAGGCATTTAAAGAAAATCCTAATTACGTTCCAAGATTATTGGATAAAACCAAATTATACAATGTTAATCCTTCTGATATCAGTAGCGATAAGTCTGATTTTGGAGCGGTGCTTTACGACAACAGTTTGTATTTTGCTAGCGCTAGAAACGGAGCTAGAAAAACGTATGGTTGGACAGATGAGCCTTTCTTAGACATTTATAAAGCAGATTACAATGCTGATGGCACTATCACCAATGCTTCTCCACTAACCGATTTAAATTCTAAATGGCATGATGGTCCAATCACTATTAGTGCTGATGGAAATACGGCTTACTTTGCCAGTGAGAGTTTTAAAGAAAAAATATCGGAAAAAGATAAAAAAGCCAATGCTAAATTCAGTCAAGTGTACTTATTCAAAGCGGTTAAAACTGGAGATAAATGGGGAGACATTACGGCTTTACCGTTTAATGATAAAACCTTTTCCAACAGTAATCCAAGTTTAAGTCGTGATGGTAAAACATTGTACTTTTCTTCAAACCGACCTTCAAGTGTTGGTGGAACAGATATTTGGAAAGTAGCTATTAATGCAGACGGAACGTATGGTGAACCTCAAAACTTAGGGGTAAAAGTAAATACCGAAGGCAATGAGACTTTTCCTTTTATAGCCGATGATAACAAAACATTATATTTTGCTTCGAGTGGTAAACAAGGATTTGGTGGCTTAGATGTGTATCAAATAGATTTATCTAATGGTTCTGAAGCTAGTAATTTGGGTAAACCAGTAAATACGGAGAAAGATGATTTTGCTTTCACGTTTAATGAAAGTAAAAAAGCAGGTTTCTTATCTAGTAATCGTAATGGAAACGACGATATCTTCGCTGTAAGTCCGATTTGTGGTGTAGATGTTCAAATTGTAGTTACAGACGCTAAAACAGGGGCTATTTTAGCTAATGCTAGCGTTTCTATATTGGATGACAAGAAAAATGTTATCGCTACTGAAATGGCTAATGCTAAAGGTGAAGTAAAATATAGAGTGGAATGTGACCGCGCTTATGTAGTGCAAGCTTCAAAAGACGGGTATGAAGGCAGTACTTTTGCAGTGACTAAAAGTAAAGGGCCATCTGCTACTGTGGCTGCTGCTTTACAACCTATCGACGTTATTGTAACAGAAACAGAAATTATTTTGAAGCCTATTTACTTTGAATTTGACAAAAGCAATATCACACAGGAAGGCGCTTTTGAGTTAGACAAACTAGTTCAGGTGATGAAAAACAATGATAAAATGGTGATCATGGCAAAATCACATACCGATAACAGAGGAAGCGACAAATACAACTTATCACTTTCTGATAGAAGAGCAAAATCTACTGTTCAATACATTGTTTCGAAAGGAATTGCTGCTGATAGAATTTCAGGAAAAGGAATGGGTGAATTAGAACCAAAAGTAGATTGCGGAAAAGATTGTACTGAAGCACAACATGCACAAAACAGACGTTCTGAATTCTTGATTGTGAAGTAA